A region of Bacteroidales bacterium DNA encodes the following proteins:
- a CDS encoding M28 family peptidase has translation MKPYVSIVVTVVLSLSFFRGLSQEYNDSPEIRGMKSISSHELLGYVKEMASEKYGGRLTGTPGYDSSAQWLIRHLKGWGVEGKAPSGGYLQHFDIPYTRVFPGCRVTLHLPQNGGEILKHYDYVSEFIPGATSDSGTVQAEVVYAGYGITAPELGYDDYQGIDVEGKILLMEREVPLNPKDDTTLFKKWEPYSHHSYKLKNAVRHGAAGMLYNYGPIVNPNNAFEPGFIYSHVGDTVVQDIFAGTGRSHQQVTDSIRDNLQPVSFPTGKTFTITNNTQHFPNGRGSNVIGYMEGSDPRLKDEVIIIGAHLDHLGRCWELIPGANDNASGVAVMMAVARALSEYNIQMKRSVMFLSFGAEEQGIVGSRVYLQNPSFPLEKTWALLNLDGVGVGNKIGVTAGKNFPRRYTFFRDVNEQYIHRHLNPSSFLNITRPRLDAARFMKAGVPILSFYAYGAPSIYHQPGDDVDRITPEIMEEMARMLFMSVIRMANH, from the coding sequence ATGAAGCCATATGTATCCATTGTAGTCACTGTCGTGTTAAGCCTTAGTTTTTTTAGGGGACTATCCCAGGAATATAATGACTCGCCGGAAATCAGAGGCATGAAAAGCATCTCAAGCCATGAATTGCTGGGTTATGTCAAGGAGATGGCATCTGAAAAGTACGGGGGACGGTTAACCGGTACACCAGGCTACGATTCATCCGCCCAGTGGCTGATACGTCATTTAAAAGGGTGGGGCGTGGAGGGAAAAGCGCCATCGGGAGGCTACCTCCAGCATTTCGATATTCCCTACACCCGGGTTTTCCCAGGTTGCAGGGTGACGCTTCATCTTCCCCAAAACGGTGGCGAAATTCTCAAGCATTATGATTATGTGAGCGAGTTCATTCCCGGCGCCACTTCTGATTCCGGTACGGTACAAGCCGAGGTGGTTTATGCCGGATACGGCATTACAGCCCCCGAATTGGGATATGATGACTATCAGGGGATCGATGTGGAGGGAAAGATCCTGCTGATGGAGCGGGAAGTGCCCCTCAATCCCAAAGATGACACCACCCTGTTTAAGAAGTGGGAGCCCTATTCCCACCATTCCTATAAGCTGAAGAATGCCGTCCGGCACGGAGCCGCAGGCATGCTGTATAATTACGGCCCCATCGTAAATCCCAACAATGCATTTGAACCGGGGTTCATCTATTCCCATGTGGGAGACACAGTGGTGCAGGATATTTTTGCCGGCACGGGTCGTTCTCACCAGCAAGTAACCGATTCCATCAGGGACAATCTGCAGCCCGTTTCTTTTCCTACTGGCAAGACATTCACCATCACCAACAACACACAGCACTTCCCCAACGGCAGGGGCAGCAATGTGATCGGTTATATGGAGGGGAGTGATCCCCGGTTGAAAGATGAGGTGATCATCATAGGTGCCCACCTCGACCACCTGGGCAGATGCTGGGAGCTCATTCCAGGAGCCAACGACAACGCCTCGGGAGTGGCCGTGATGATGGCCGTTGCCAGGGCGCTTTCCGAATATAACATCCAAATGAAAAGATCGGTCATGTTTTTGTCTTTCGGTGCAGAAGAGCAGGGGATTGTCGGTTCCAGGGTTTATCTGCAGAATCCTTCCTTTCCCCTGGAAAAGACATGGGCATTGCTTAATCTCGATGGTGTGGGTGTAGGCAACAAGATCGGTGTAACCGCCGGCAAAAATTTTCCCCGGCGATACACCTTTTTCAGGGATGTCAATGAACAATACATCCACCGGCACCTGAATCCTTCCTCCTTTCTTAACATCACCCGCCCCCGCCTGGATGCCGCCCGTTTCATGAAGGCCGGTGTGCCCATACTGAGCTTTTATGCCTACGGGGCTCCCTCAATATATCACCAACCGGGCGATGATGTGGACAGGATCACCCCTGAGATCATGGAAGAGATGGCCCGGATGCTCTTTATGTCTGTGATCCGGATGGCCAATCATTAA